A genomic stretch from Bradyrhizobium quebecense includes:
- a CDS encoding IS91 family transposase — MTRSDIRSNRPAIEIADILCRHGDAYRRVHAGHLGRVERRVMSAIVACRTEALGGHMQACDDCGTTRVAYNSCRNRHCPKCQGRARAAWLAARQADLLPVPYFHVVFTLPAPIAAIAFQNKAVVYAILFKAAAEAMTTLAANPRRLGGAIGGVAVLHTWGQTLMHHPHVHCVVPGGGLSPDGARWTACRPNFFLAVKPLSRLFRTLFLKRLSAAFNSGALRFFGDLGALAEPAAFAAHLDAMRRINWVVYAKRPFGGPAQVLAYLGRYTHRVAIANSRLVALDDDHVAFSWKDYRQNSATKIMNLKPDEFIRRFLLHTLPDGFHRIRHFGFMANRHRAAKLALCRELLDHERTAPNDGQPSPVDSEAQTRAEVPACPDCGGVMRIIERFRHSFRRPSPRTSPFRCDTS, encoded by the coding sequence ATGACCCGCTCCGACATCCGCTCCAACAGGCCCGCCATCGAGATTGCCGATATTCTGTGCCGGCATGGCGACGCCTATCGCCGTGTACATGCCGGTCATCTGGGGCGGGTCGAGCGGCGCGTGATGAGCGCGATCGTTGCGTGCCGGACCGAGGCGCTCGGCGGCCACATGCAGGCTTGCGACGACTGCGGCACGACACGCGTTGCCTATAATTCCTGCCGCAATCGGCACTGTCCGAAGTGTCAGGGGAGAGCCCGAGCCGCGTGGCTCGCCGCGCGTCAAGCCGACCTGCTTCCGGTTCCCTATTTCCACGTCGTCTTTACACTTCCCGCACCGATCGCCGCGATCGCTTTCCAGAACAAGGCCGTCGTCTATGCCATCCTGTTCAAGGCTGCCGCCGAGGCGATGACGACGCTCGCCGCCAATCCACGCCGGCTCGGCGGTGCGATCGGCGGCGTCGCCGTCCTCCACACCTGGGGACAGACGCTGATGCATCATCCCCACGTCCATTGCGTCGTTCCGGGTGGCGGCCTCTCGCCCGATGGCGCGCGCTGGACCGCTTGCCGACCGAACTTCTTCCTGGCCGTCAAACCGTTGTCCAGACTATTTCGCACACTTTTTCTCAAACGTCTGTCGGCAGCCTTCAACTCCGGTGCCTTGCGTTTCTTCGGCGATCTCGGAGCTCTGGCCGAGCCGGCTGCCTTTGCGGCCCACCTCGACGCCATGCGACGCATCAACTGGGTTGTTTACGCCAAGCGGCCCTTCGGCGGACCCGCACAGGTCCTGGCCTATCTCGGCCGCTACACCCATCGCGTCGCGATCGCCAACAGCCGGCTCGTCGCACTCGACGACGATCATGTCGCCTTCTCATGGAAGGACTATCGCCAAAACAGCGCGACAAAGATCATGAATCTCAAGCCCGATGAGTTCATTCGCCGTTTCCTGCTTCATACGCTGCCTGACGGCTTCCACCGCATCCGCCACTTCGGCTTCATGGCCAACCGCCATCGCGCTGCCAAGCTCGCCCTTTGCCGCGAACTTCTCGATCATGAGCGAACAGCCCCAAACGATGGCCAGCCGTCGCCTGTGGATTCGGAGGCTCAAACCCGGGCCGAGGTTCCTGCCTGTCCCGATTGTGGTGGCGTCATGCGCATCATTGAGCGCTTTCGACATAGCTTCAGACGCCCCAGCCCTCGAACATCACCGTTCCGATGCGACACATCGTGA
- a CDS encoding tyrosine-type recombinase/integrase — translation MADLSPLRRRMIEDMTVRNLSPATQRSYISAVSKFSRYFGRSPDRLELEDVRAFQVHLVSTGISWPALNQIVCALRFFYGVTLGEALIPERIPYAREPRKLPVVLSADEVVQFLEAVSSLKSRAALTTAYAAGLRASEVAGLRIEDIDSARGVIQVRHGKGAKDRNVMLSPQLLGILRTYWRLARPRLYLFPGRDEDHPIDQTVLHAACRSAVKAAGLTKRVTLHTLRHSFATHLLENGTDIRIIQVLLGHNNLSSTARYTQVATDTIRATQSPLDRLSLEVTPPG, via the coding sequence ATGGCCGATTTGAGCCCTCTTCGCCGCCGCATGATCGAAGACATGACCGTCCGCAATCTGTCGCCGGCGACGCAAAGATCCTACATCAGCGCGGTTTCGAAGTTCAGCCGCTATTTTGGCCGATCGCCTGACCGGTTAGAGCTGGAAGACGTCCGCGCCTTCCAGGTGCATTTGGTCTCGACCGGCATCTCATGGCCGGCGCTGAACCAGATCGTCTGTGCGCTACGGTTTTTCTACGGCGTCACGCTCGGCGAGGCGCTCATCCCAGAGCGCATTCCCTATGCGCGAGAACCGCGCAAGCTGCCGGTCGTTCTCAGCGCCGACGAAGTGGTTCAGTTTCTTGAAGCGGTATCGAGCCTGAAGAGCCGCGCCGCGCTCACCACCGCCTATGCGGCCGGGCTCAGGGCCTCGGAGGTTGCGGGACTGCGGATCGAAGACATCGACAGCGCCCGCGGCGTCATCCAGGTGCGCCACGGCAAGGGCGCGAAGGATCGCAACGTGATGCTGTCGCCCCAGCTGCTGGGCATCCTGCGCACCTACTGGCGGCTCGCCCGGCCGCGGCTTTATCTGTTCCCTGGTCGTGACGAAGATCATCCGATCGATCAGACCGTGCTGCATGCCGCCTGCCGGTCGGCGGTGAAGGCTGCGGGCCTGACCAAGCGCGTCACGCTGCACACGCTGCGCCACAGCTTCGCGACACATCTTCTCGAGAACGGAACCGATATCCGGATCATCCAGGTCTTGCTCGGGCACAATAATTTGTCGTCGACAGCGCGCTACACGCAGGTCGCCACCGATACGATCCGAGCGACGCAGAGCCCGCTCGATCGCCTGTCGCTGGAGGTGACGCCACCTGGATGA
- a CDS encoding peptidylprolyl isomerase — translation MFRRLVLLGGVIAIGLALVGCTRCGPIWDDWMQSPKSCKSDHL, via the coding sequence ATGTTCCGCAGGTTGGTATTGCTGGGCGGCGTGATCGCGATCGGGCTTGCGCTTGTCGGCTGCACGCGATGCGGTCCGATCTGGGACGACTGGATGCAGTCGCCGAAATCCTGCAAGTCAGACCACCTCTAG
- a CDS encoding amidase → MTLAMSWDEWTRHDGTALAERVRNGELTPRELAAQAAAATAKVDPALSGVVELFDDVIADPARDGADLNGPFAGLPFLMKDLGPTLKGRLQEMGSLMMRGNRAAADSFLTTKLRKAGLNLIGRTTTPEFGVCSSAENPAVYVTRNPWNTDYTTCGSSAGSAAMVAAGAVPIAHATDGGGSIRIPAGVNGNIGLKVSRGVFSLAPHLSDLTGLVSIQGCQSRSVRDTAAFVDSCRGPAPGEFMPFWTPPEPYTAMIARDPGRLKIALSHTWGDYRATPHIAAELERVGRFLEGLGHQVDHALPPIDYREAFAAQTTCYISNFAVVIGNMLAARGLERPPADLIEPINIRIWEHGRDFSFADRARMQAVFNTTARGFGAFFEDWDIILTPITALPTPKIGTTENLTISDNPSVLDWFGNLWRNFAFTPLANLCGIPAISLPLATNEHGLPLGIQAIGKQADDGLLLQLAAQIERAIDGKWNDGKRPGVHVTRNQAINSKQEH, encoded by the coding sequence ATGACTTTGGCGATGAGCTGGGACGAATGGACGCGGCATGACGGGACGGCGCTCGCCGAGCGCGTCCGGAACGGCGAGCTGACGCCACGGGAGCTGGCGGCGCAGGCTGCCGCCGCCACAGCCAAGGTCGATCCCGCGCTCTCCGGCGTGGTCGAACTGTTCGACGACGTGATCGCCGATCCCGCGCGCGACGGCGCCGATCTCAACGGCCCGTTCGCCGGCCTGCCCTTCCTGATGAAGGACCTCGGTCCCACGCTGAAGGGCCGGCTGCAGGAAATGGGTTCGCTGATGATGCGCGGCAACCGCGCCGCGGCCGACAGCTTCCTGACCACGAAGCTGCGCAAGGCCGGTCTCAATTTGATCGGCCGCACCACCACGCCGGAGTTCGGGGTCTGCAGCTCGGCCGAGAACCCGGCGGTCTATGTCACGCGCAATCCCTGGAACACCGACTACACCACCTGCGGCTCGTCGGCCGGCAGCGCGGCGATGGTTGCCGCCGGCGCTGTCCCGATCGCGCATGCGACCGACGGCGGCGGCTCGATCCGGATTCCCGCCGGCGTCAACGGCAATATCGGGCTGAAAGTGTCGCGCGGCGTGTTCTCGCTCGCACCGCATCTGTCCGATCTCACAGGCCTCGTCTCGATCCAGGGCTGCCAGTCGCGCTCGGTGCGCGACACCGCAGCCTTCGTCGATAGCTGCCGCGGCCCGGCGCCCGGCGAGTTCATGCCGTTCTGGACACCGCCGGAACCCTATACAGCGATGATCGCGCGCGACCCCGGCCGGCTCAAGATCGCGCTGTCGCACACCTGGGGCGACTATCGCGCGACGCCGCACATCGCAGCCGAGCTCGAGCGGGTCGGACGTTTCCTCGAGGGCCTCGGCCATCAGGTCGATCACGCCCTGCCACCGATCGACTATCGCGAAGCCTTCGCGGCACAGACCACCTGCTACATCAGCAATTTCGCCGTCGTGATCGGCAACATGCTCGCGGCGCGCGGACTCGAGCGGCCGCCTGCGGACCTGATCGAGCCGATCAACATCCGCATTTGGGAGCATGGCCGCGACTTTAGCTTCGCCGACCGCGCCCGCATGCAGGCAGTGTTCAATACGACGGCGCGCGGCTTCGGCGCCTTCTTCGAGGATTGGGACATCATCCTGACGCCGATCACGGCGCTGCCGACGCCGAAGATCGGCACCACGGAAAATCTCACCATCAGCGACAACCCGTCGGTGCTGGACTGGTTCGGCAATCTCTGGCGCAACTTCGCCTTCACGCCGCTCGCCAATCTCTGCGGCATCCCGGCGATCTCGTTGCCGCTCGCGACCAACGAGCACGGCCTGCCGCTCGGCATCCAGGCGATCGGCAAGCAGGCCGATGACGGCCTCTTGCTGCAGCTCGCCGCCCAGATCGAACGGGCGATCGACGGCAAGTGGAATGACGGCAAGCGGCCTGGCGTGCATGTCACGCGCAACCAGGCAATAAACAGCAAGCAAGAACATTAG
- a CDS encoding PaaI family thioesterase: protein MQQAGEFGIDDAKLMLGDVFAPWVQDLNLSVERFDFAPPPDGAADWQPGAILRMPFSERLCRTGGIVCGQALMAFADTAMVLANLAANKGYRPMTTVDQTTHFMRAVTASDVLADARVVRLGRTMSFGRVTLLSATDNKPVAMVSSAFAMLPG from the coding sequence ATGCAGCAGGCCGGTGAATTCGGGATCGACGACGCCAAGCTGATGCTCGGCGATGTCTTTGCGCCCTGGGTCCAGGACCTCAACCTGTCGGTCGAGCGGTTCGACTTTGCGCCTCCGCCGGACGGCGCCGCTGACTGGCAGCCCGGAGCAATCCTGCGTATGCCGTTTTCCGAACGGCTCTGCCGTACCGGCGGCATCGTCTGCGGCCAGGCGCTGATGGCGTTCGCCGACACCGCAATGGTGCTGGCCAATCTCGCGGCCAACAAGGGCTATCGCCCGATGACGACGGTCGACCAGACCACACATTTCATGCGCGCGGTGACCGCGTCCGATGTGCTGGCCGACGCCCGCGTGGTCCGGCTCGGCCGCACCATGAGCTTCGGCCGCGTCACGCTGCTGTCCGCCACCGACAACAAGCCGGTGGCGATGGTATCGAGCGCGTTCGCGATGCTGCCGGGATAG
- a CDS encoding pyrroloquinoline quinone-dependent dehydrogenase: MRSLFRLLVALALCVQPALAWEYWGGDRGGQRFSPLTQITSDNVGTLVRGWQFRTGDLDARPPEVMKRTKFEVTPLFVEDSVIFCTPFNEVIAIDPGTGAQKWRFDPKISMAQRPANRFVCRGVAHWTDDRAADGAACKSRIFTGTNDTRLIALDARTGKPCADFGNNGEIKIDAGMKLEWPGEFQITSAPVTGRGVVVVGSAIGDNRRVDAPVGVVRAFDARTGQPRWIFDPLVHDSVEAGHSNVWAPMSVDEERGLVFLPTTSPSPDFWGGKRPGNDEHANSVVALRIESGELAWAFQTVHHDVWDYDLPAQPTLTRIDTGSGMRDVVIQPTKQGFVFVLDRDTGKPVWPVEERAVPQNGAEGEKLSPTQPFPTHVPPLLTQRMTADDVGGLLPGVGSVACEKLLAQSRNEGLYTPPSTQGTIVYPMTGGGVNWGSAAFDPVNQILFANVSHAAHVITLIPRDQAKGFNPPPGHDFGQQQGAPFAMSRALASTEVGSPCNKPPWGETVAVDLKAGKILWHATVGTSEDLAPLGIALNTGTPLLSGVAITAGGVVFTGAMDAYLRAFDVKSGRQLWLGRLPVPGVANPMTYLWKGEQYVVIGAGGHSEGGTSIGDSVVAFRLPRQGEAVSLLTRLIDRPGGRFAVKALAAGVALTVLVALLWRWRRRRRVKAA; encoded by the coding sequence ATGCGGTCGCTGTTTCGCCTGCTTGTCGCGCTGGCGCTGTGCGTACAGCCGGCGCTCGCCTGGGAGTATTGGGGCGGCGACCGCGGGGGACAGCGCTTCTCGCCGCTCACGCAGATCACATCGGACAATGTCGGCACCCTGGTGCGCGGCTGGCAATTCCGCACCGGCGATCTCGACGCGCGTCCGCCCGAGGTCATGAAGCGCACCAAGTTCGAGGTGACGCCGCTGTTCGTCGAGGACAGCGTGATCTTCTGCACGCCGTTCAACGAGGTGATCGCGATCGATCCCGGCACCGGTGCGCAGAAATGGCGGTTCGATCCGAAGATCAGCATGGCGCAGCGGCCGGCCAACCGCTTTGTCTGCCGCGGCGTCGCGCACTGGACCGATGATCGTGCCGCTGATGGTGCGGCCTGCAAGTCACGCATCTTCACCGGCACCAATGACACGCGCCTGATCGCGCTCGATGCCAGGACCGGCAAGCCCTGCGCTGATTTTGGCAACAATGGCGAGATCAAGATCGACGCCGGAATGAAGCTGGAGTGGCCGGGCGAGTTTCAGATCACGTCGGCGCCGGTGACGGGACGCGGTGTGGTCGTGGTCGGATCCGCGATCGGTGACAACCGGCGGGTCGATGCGCCGGTCGGCGTGGTGCGCGCCTTCGATGCACGGACCGGCCAGCCGCGCTGGATCTTCGATCCGCTCGTGCATGACAGCGTCGAGGCCGGCCACAGCAACGTCTGGGCGCCGATGTCGGTGGACGAGGAGCGGGGCCTGGTGTTCCTGCCGACGACATCGCCCAGCCCCGATTTCTGGGGCGGCAAGCGCCCGGGCAATGACGAGCACGCCAATTCCGTCGTCGCGCTGCGCATCGAGAGCGGGGAGCTCGCATGGGCATTCCAGACCGTGCATCACGACGTCTGGGACTATGATTTGCCGGCACAGCCGACGCTGACGCGGATCGACACCGGATCGGGCATGCGCGACGTCGTGATCCAGCCGACCAAGCAGGGCTTTGTGTTCGTGCTCGATCGCGACACCGGCAAGCCGGTGTGGCCGGTCGAGGAGCGCGCGGTGCCGCAGAACGGCGCCGAGGGCGAGAAGCTGTCGCCGACGCAGCCGTTTCCGACCCATGTGCCGCCGCTGTTGACGCAGCGGATGACGGCCGATGATGTCGGCGGCCTGCTGCCGGGCGTCGGGAGCGTGGCCTGCGAGAAGCTGCTCGCGCAATCCCGCAATGAGGGGCTTTACACGCCGCCGTCGACGCAGGGCACGATCGTCTATCCGATGACCGGCGGCGGTGTGAACTGGGGCAGTGCGGCGTTTGATCCGGTCAACCAGATCCTGTTCGCCAATGTCAGCCATGCGGCGCATGTCATCACGCTGATTCCACGCGACCAGGCCAAGGGCTTCAATCCGCCACCCGGCCACGATTTCGGCCAGCAGCAGGGTGCGCCGTTTGCGATGTCGCGGGCGCTGGCGAGTACGGAGGTTGGGTCGCCGTGCAACAAGCCGCCATGGGGCGAGACGGTGGCGGTCGATCTCAAGGCCGGCAAGATCCTCTGGCATGCGACGGTCGGCACCAGCGAGGATCTCGCGCCGCTCGGCATCGCGCTCAATACCGGCACGCCGTTGCTCAGCGGCGTCGCGATCACCGCGGGCGGAGTGGTGTTCACCGGCGCGATGGATGCCTATCTGCGCGCGTTCGACGTCAAGTCGGGCCGGCAGTTGTGGCTCGGCCGGCTTCCGGTGCCCGGCGTCGCCAATCCGATGACCTATCTCTGGAAGGGCGAGCAGTATGTCGTCATCGGCGCCGGCGGCCATTCCGAGGGCGGCACATCGATCGGCGACAGCGTGGTGGCATTTCGCCTGCCGCGCCAGGGCGAGGCCGTGTCGCTTCTCACGCGCCTGATCGATCGTCCCGGCGGACGGTTTGCTGTCAAGGCACTCGCAGCCGGTGTGGCGCTGACGGTGCTCGTCGCACTGCTCTGGCGTTGGCGCAGGAGGCGTCGCGTCAAGGCGGCGTAG
- a CDS encoding caspase family protein — protein sequence MLRRSLLSLIVPAAILFGAVPALAESRLALVIGQSAYKSVPALPNPANDARAMSQMLTDAGFAVTTASDLSQDEMRARISDFAGQVAAKGADTVALVFYAGHGLQIDGENYLVPVDVDPKREADIPIQAVRLNDILNTLTSVPSRMRIVLLDACRNNPFPELSKTAGHGLAIVDAKIGAPGTFVSFSTSPGAEAEDGSGANSPYTTALLASAKEPGIPIEDTFKRVRLAVNKATDGRQTPWDSSSLTDDFRFMAGMSASPAATPEPAAAKRTVDEWKRELQGKPIEVANELMVVDGTDEAYEAFAAIFAGTPRGLQARDWLDRHRRMVAWSNAILANTAAAYRSFLVLYPDSDLTATARKMIERLRYRPDLTPALALSVPATNVALAAPTCPCNAAPPQEQQRAAAPVKKRADPDPPRRAGKRPPRVVVEDDVVVVRRPPPAVVYEPVGPPIGIGIGIGGGGYRGGYGGGFRRGGY from the coding sequence ATGCTTCGCCGTTCCCTCCTCAGCCTGATCGTTCCGGCAGCGATCCTGTTCGGTGCCGTGCCGGCATTGGCGGAAAGCCGTCTGGCGCTGGTGATCGGGCAGTCCGCCTACAAGTCGGTGCCCGCGCTGCCCAATCCGGCCAACGACGCCAGGGCCATGTCACAGATGCTGACCGATGCCGGCTTTGCCGTGACCACGGCATCGGATCTGTCGCAGGACGAGATGCGCGCAAGGATCAGCGACTTCGCCGGCCAGGTCGCTGCGAAGGGCGCCGACACCGTGGCGCTGGTGTTCTATGCCGGGCATGGCCTGCAGATCGATGGCGAGAACTATCTGGTACCGGTCGATGTCGATCCGAAGCGCGAGGCCGACATCCCGATCCAGGCGGTTCGCCTCAACGACATCCTGAACACGCTGACCTCGGTGCCGAGCCGGATGCGCATCGTGCTGCTCGATGCCTGCCGCAATAATCCCTTCCCGGAACTCAGCAAGACCGCCGGGCATGGGCTGGCCATCGTCGATGCCAAGATCGGCGCGCCCGGCACCTTTGTCTCGTTCTCGACGTCACCGGGCGCCGAAGCCGAGGATGGCAGCGGCGCCAACAGCCCCTACACCACCGCGTTGCTGGCCTCGGCGAAGGAGCCGGGAATTCCGATCGAGGACACCTTCAAGCGCGTCCGCCTCGCGGTGAACAAGGCGACCGACGGCCGTCAGACGCCGTGGGACTCCTCGTCGCTCACCGACGATTTCCGATTCATGGCAGGTATGTCAGCGTCGCCCGCGGCCACGCCGGAGCCGGCCGCGGCCAAGCGCACCGTCGACGAATGGAAGCGCGAATTGCAGGGCAAGCCGATCGAGGTTGCAAACGAACTGATGGTGGTCGACGGCACCGATGAAGCCTATGAAGCCTTCGCCGCGATCTTCGCCGGCACGCCACGCGGCCTGCAGGCGCGCGACTGGCTCGACCGGCATCGCCGCATGGTGGCTTGGAGCAACGCCATTCTCGCCAACACGGCGGCGGCCTATCGCAGCTTCCTCGTGCTGTACCCCGACAGCGATCTGACAGCGACCGCGCGCAAGATGATCGAACGCTTGCGCTACCGTCCCGATCTGACGCCGGCCTTAGCGCTCAGTGTGCCCGCGACCAACGTCGCGCTGGCGGCTCCGACCTGTCCCTGCAACGCCGCGCCGCCGCAGGAGCAGCAGAGAGCCGCAGCGCCCGTGAAGAAACGTGCCGATCCCGATCCGCCGCGGCGCGCAGGCAAGCGCCCGCCGCGCGTCGTGGTCGAGGACGACGTCGTGGTCGTGCGGCGGCCGCCTCCGGCCGTGGTCTACGAGCCGGTCGGGCCGCCGATCGGAATCGGGATTGGCATCGGCGGCGGTGGCTATCGCGGCGGTTATGGCGGCGGCTTTCGCAGGGGTGGATACTGA
- a CDS encoding GNAT family N-acetyltransferase has product MADIADQAMIRRASRKDATDDRALPPLSAASAGAWRALAERAIEANGYYQPDWELAVDASARGRTGASLLSATADAGQLIGLLPVVPLRRIYRIPLPALVGAEPYGTLCTPLLDRNAAEQAAGKILQQARNAGAHALILRTMSLEGPVMAAIRAVLARDGLQPRVLSAYQRAQLDATRDADELLRDALGPKKLKELRRQRHRLSDHGAVRFDVACTPRDVAAALETFLALEAGGWKGQRGTALSQHAGDATFIRRATSALAETGRCEIVTLHAGGTAVAGGIVVRHQDRAFFFKIGIDERFAKHSPGAQLTLELTRHLCADPAINSADSTAAPGHPMIDPIWRGRFAIGDVLLPLRRRDPLVAAVHAALTLNNLGYEAARSAVHFIRSRRGKPG; this is encoded by the coding sequence GTGGCCGATATTGCTGACCAGGCAATGATCCGCCGTGCATCGCGCAAGGATGCCACGGATGATCGCGCGTTGCCGCCGCTGTCGGCTGCGTCGGCCGGCGCATGGCGGGCGCTTGCCGAGCGCGCGATCGAGGCCAATGGCTACTACCAGCCCGACTGGGAATTGGCGGTCGATGCCTCCGCGCGCGGCCGCACCGGCGCGTCGCTGCTCAGCGCTACCGCCGATGCCGGGCAATTGATCGGGCTGCTGCCGGTCGTGCCATTGCGGCGAATCTACCGGATCCCTCTGCCCGCGCTGGTCGGCGCCGAACCCTACGGCACGCTGTGCACACCGCTGCTCGACCGCAATGCCGCCGAGCAGGCCGCCGGCAAGATCCTGCAGCAGGCACGCAATGCGGGCGCGCACGCGCTGATCCTGCGCACCATGTCGCTCGAGGGCCCGGTCATGGCGGCGATCCGCGCGGTGCTCGCGCGCGACGGCTTGCAGCCGCGCGTGCTGAGCGCCTATCAGCGCGCCCAGCTCGATGCGACGCGCGATGCCGATGAATTGCTGCGCGACGCGCTCGGGCCCAAGAAGCTGAAGGAGTTGCGCCGGCAGCGCCATCGCCTGTCCGACCACGGCGCGGTGCGCTTCGACGTCGCGTGCACGCCGCGCGACGTTGCGGCGGCGCTCGAGACTTTCCTTGCGCTCGAAGCCGGCGGCTGGAAGGGCCAGCGCGGCACCGCGCTCAGCCAGCATGCCGGCGACGCAACCTTCATCCGCCGCGCGACCTCGGCGCTGGCCGAGACCGGCCGCTGCGAGATCGTCACGCTGCATGCGGGCGGCACGGCGGTCGCCGGCGGCATCGTGGTGCGCCATCAGGACCGCGCCTTCTTCTTCAAGATCGGCATCGACGAACGCTTTGCGAAGCATTCGCCGGGCGCACAATTGACGCTGGAGCTGACGCGCCATCTCTGCGCCGATCCCGCGATCAATTCGGCCGATTCCACCGCGGCGCCCGGCCATCCCATGATCGACCCGATCTGGCGCGGGCGCTTCGCGATCGGCGACGTGCTGCTGCCGCTGCGGCGGCGCGATCCGCTGGTCGCCGCCGTTCATGCCGCGCTGACCCTGAACAATCTCGGCTACGAAGCCGCGCGCAGCGCCGTCCACTTCATCCGCAGCCGGCGCGGCAAGCCCGGATAA
- a CDS encoding NIPSNAP family protein, with product MIYELRTYTVRPGAVGEMVKAASTISRDIRADNFGKLEGYWITEIGPLNQVMHMWSYADLNERARLRAELAKNPRWTGEYIPAIRPLLVRQEVRLLNAIIPPVAPATKGNIYEFRNYRAKPLGGVKQWLDLITGVLPEREKYSKIVGLWHTDSGQPNEVCHIWAYPDLNARAAARGGAMKDPAWLEFLGKGTQLLEEMHSTIMLPAPHSPLQ from the coding sequence ATGATCTATGAGCTGCGCACCTACACGGTACGTCCGGGAGCCGTCGGCGAGATGGTGAAGGCGGCGAGCACGATCTCGCGCGACATCCGCGCCGACAATTTCGGCAAGCTCGAAGGCTACTGGATCACCGAGATCGGGCCGCTCAATCAGGTCATGCACATGTGGAGCTACGCCGATCTCAACGAGCGGGCCCGGCTGCGTGCCGAGCTTGCGAAGAATCCGCGCTGGACTGGCGAGTACATTCCGGCGATCCGTCCGCTCTTGGTGCGCCAGGAGGTCCGGCTGCTGAATGCGATCATTCCGCCGGTGGCGCCTGCCACCAAGGGTAACATCTACGAATTCCGCAACTATCGCGCCAAGCCGCTCGGCGGCGTCAAGCAATGGCTCGATCTGATCACCGGCGTGCTGCCGGAGCGCGAGAAATATTCCAAGATCGTCGGCCTCTGGCACACCGATTCCGGGCAGCCCAACGAGGTCTGCCACATCTGGGCCTATCCCGATCTCAACGCCCGCGCCGCGGCGCGCGGCGGGGCGATGAAGGATCCGGCCTGGTTGGAATTCCTGGGCAAAGGGACGCAGCTGCTCGAAGAGATGCACTCGACCATCATGCTGCCGGCCCCGCATTCGCCGCTGCAGTGA
- a CDS encoding DsbA family oxidoreductase produces the protein MSDPKPLRLDIVSDVVCPWCYIGKHRIEDALKLVPDVPVEVHWRPFFLNNWVPREGISREEYLTAKFGSVDAYKRIAGRVVAAANEEGLTYHPELVKRQPNTIDSHRLIHWAEARGKAAEMKQRLMELYFRDGGDLTDTNVLVQAAADVGLDADDVRKRLATDEDVALVSAQAQEASEKGISGVPTFVFAQKYAVSGAQPAEQLARAIREVSAEINAQAAE, from the coding sequence ATGAGCGATCCGAAACCGCTTCGCCTCGATATCGTCTCCGACGTCGTTTGCCCCTGGTGCTACATCGGCAAGCATCGCATCGAGGATGCGCTCAAGCTGGTGCCCGACGTGCCGGTCGAAGTGCACTGGCGGCCGTTCTTCCTCAACAATTGGGTGCCGCGCGAGGGCATCAGCCGCGAGGAATATCTCACCGCCAAGTTCGGCTCGGTCGATGCCTACAAGCGCATTGCCGGCCGCGTGGTCGCCGCCGCCAATGAGGAGGGGCTGACCTACCATCCCGAGCTCGTCAAGCGGCAGCCCAACACGATCGACTCCCATCGCCTGATCCACTGGGCCGAGGCCAGGGGCAAGGCGGCCGAAATGAAGCAGCGGCTGATGGAGCTGTATTTCCGCGACGGCGGCGATCTCACCGATACCAATGTGCTGGTGCAGGCGGCAGCCGATGTTGGGCTCGATGCCGACGACGTGCGCAAGCGCCTTGCCACCGACGAGGATGTGGCACTGGTGTCCGCGCAAGCGCAGGAAGCCTCCGAGAAGGGAATTTCGGGCGTGCCGACCTTCGTATTCGCGCAGAAATACGCGGTGTCCGGCGCCCAGCCGGCCGAGCAACTCGCCCGCGCCATCCGCGAGGTCTCGGCCGAGATCAACGCGCAGGCGGCCGAGTAG